From a single Jatrophihabitans sp. genomic region:
- a CDS encoding SGNH/GDSL hydrolase family protein, with the protein MAEQPTAPAPSTGEPGERAGRAVTEILLLTDSLAFHGPGMGELTTEPRLWPNVLAAALSTPEQPCRATIFGRRGWTARDAWFALTRDPHVYSVLLPRADVVVLAVGGMDYLPTILPTHLREGIRLLRPRPLRVAATTLFRRAQPLGSRLLAGKWRTLPQSLTDHYLSRCVAGIRHFHPGTPVLGVVPPPHDALGYGRVRAGHPPAVQAALDWGRQAEVELLRLDEWVQPFLGTPGMNVDGIHWGWDCHRAVGEQAAEQVRAILTVPAGEPAG; encoded by the coding sequence ATGGCTGAGCAGCCGACCGCGCCTGCGCCGAGCACCGGCGAGCCCGGTGAGCGAGCCGGACGCGCCGTGACCGAGATCCTGCTGCTCACCGACTCGCTGGCCTTTCACGGCCCTGGGATGGGGGAGCTGACCACCGAGCCGAGGTTGTGGCCGAACGTGCTGGCCGCGGCCCTGAGCACCCCGGAGCAGCCGTGCCGGGCGACCATCTTCGGCCGCCGGGGCTGGACCGCCCGCGACGCCTGGTTCGCCCTCACCCGCGATCCGCACGTGTACTCGGTGCTGCTGCCCCGAGCCGATGTCGTGGTGCTCGCGGTCGGCGGAATGGACTACCTGCCCACGATCCTGCCCACTCACCTGCGGGAGGGGATTCGGCTGCTGCGGCCCCGACCGCTGCGCGTGGCCGCGACGACGCTGTTCCGGCGCGCCCAGCCGCTGGGCTCGCGGCTGCTGGCGGGGAAGTGGCGGACCCTGCCGCAGTCGCTCACCGACCACTACCTGAGCCGATGCGTGGCGGGCATCCGTCACTTCCACCCCGGCACCCCGGTGCTGGGCGTGGTTCCGCCGCCGCACGACGCGCTGGGTTACGGCCGGGTCCGGGCCGGTCATCCACCGGCCGTCCAAGCCGCCCTGGACTGGGGCCGGCAGGCCGAGGTCGAGCTGCTGCGCCTGGACGAGTGGGTGCAGCCGTTCCTCGGCACGCCCGGCATGAACGTCGACGGCATCCACTGGGGCTGGGACTGCCACCGGGCAGTCGGGGAGCAGGCGGCCGAGCAGGTGCGCGCGATCCTCACCGTGCCCGCCGGTGAGCCGGCCGGGTAG